A genomic window from Planctomycetota bacterium includes:
- the ltaE gene encoding low-specificity L-threonine aldolase, whose product MVRLPVDLRSDTTTRPTQGMRAAMAAAEVGDDVWGEDPTVIRLQQRIAELLGKEAALYVPSGTMSNQIGVRLHCHPGDEVILDSGCHIYNHEQGGVAQLSGVATRTIDGECGVMRLEQLQSLIRPDNQHYVRTRLICIENTHNRGGGRVQPIEEVERICAWAHDHKLATHLDGARLFNAHVATGVPLTQLAAPFDTVSVCFSKGLGAPVGSAICGPHDLIARAVRHRKLFGGAMRQAGILAAGALYALEHHVERLAEDHYRAKQLAGVVEQTEGLSLRGGPVETNIVFIEINPKLGTALEFAAAMREAGVFIMVENSRTLRAVTHLDISDDDLNHACHALRNAARGIRSTTVRTPVSVYG is encoded by the coding sequence ATGGTCCGCTTGCCCGTCGATCTGCGGAGCGATACCACGACCCGACCGACGCAAGGGATGCGCGCCGCGATGGCGGCCGCCGAGGTGGGGGACGATGTCTGGGGGGAAGACCCAACGGTCATTCGCCTGCAACAACGGATTGCCGAACTGCTGGGGAAAGAGGCGGCGCTGTACGTGCCGTCGGGAACCATGTCGAACCAGATCGGCGTGCGACTGCACTGCCACCCCGGCGACGAGGTGATCCTCGATAGCGGCTGTCACATCTACAACCACGAGCAAGGGGGCGTGGCCCAGTTGTCGGGCGTGGCCACGCGAACCATCGACGGCGAGTGCGGGGTGATGCGGCTCGAACAACTGCAATCGCTGATCCGCCCCGACAATCAGCACTACGTTCGCACCCGCTTGATCTGCATCGAGAACACACACAACCGCGGCGGCGGCCGCGTGCAGCCGATCGAAGAGGTCGAGCGGATTTGCGCCTGGGCTCACGATCATAAGTTGGCCACCCACCTGGACGGAGCGCGATTGTTCAACGCGCACGTCGCCACGGGCGTGCCGCTCACTCAATTGGCCGCGCCGTTCGACACCGTGAGCGTGTGCTTTAGCAAGGGGCTCGGCGCGCCGGTCGGTTCGGCCATCTGCGGCCCGCACGACCTGATCGCCCGAGCGGTGCGGCATCGCAAGTTGTTCGGCGGGGCGATGCGCCAGGCGGGCATCTTGGCGGCCGGGGCGCTGTACGCCCTGGAACATCACGTCGAGCGATTGGCCGAAGATCATTACCGGGCCAAGCAACTGGCCGGCGTGGTCGAGCAGACCGAGGGGCTGTCGCTCCGCGGGGGGCCGGTCGAGACGAACATCGTGTTCATCGAAATCAATCCCAAGCTGGGAACCGCGCTGGAATTTGCCGCCGCCATGCGCGAGGCGGGCGTGTTCATCATGGTCGAGAACTCGCGCACGCTGCGGGCCGTGACCCACTTGGACATTTCGGACGACGACTTGAACCACGCCTGTCACGCCCTGCGGAACGCCGCCCGCGGCATCCGCTCGACGACCGTGCGCACCCCCGTCTCGG
- the hisD gene encoding histidinol dehydrogenase, whose translation MTATLNIQTIDANHDDLRSAIGDLRRRLSPQGNIVSQAGRQRTIDVFGAPLTPVEVVERICHDVRNRGLDAVLDYTAKLDGAKLTPETLRVSADELQAAYQAAPPGLLETIAKVADNIRTFQRAILHGDVRVPTIEGGYLRQRYLPLDRVGVCVPGGAAAYPSTALMTVVPAQVAGVREIAVVAPPTKFGSYSPVLLATCHALGVTEVYRMGGAQAIAALAYGVSGVPQVDKIVGPGNLFVALAKKCVYGDVDIDSIAGPSEVVLVADKSTPPAFAAADLIAQAEHAPGASILITWEPELIPAIRAELEQQLAQLERGQLARQSLEDFGALILVRDQDQATALADEIAPEHLHLAVNNAAEMLEQIRHAGAAFIGQWSPVSVGDYAAGPSHVLPTGGTARFASGLCANDFLRRTSVIHYTPADLICAAPLVQKLADLEGLTAHRASVDVRLVAAKAARNGKKPTQ comes from the coding sequence ATGACAGCGACGCTCAACATCCAGACGATTGACGCCAACCACGACGACCTGCGCTCGGCCATTGGCGATTTACGCCGCCGCTTGAGCCCGCAAGGGAACATTGTCAGCCAGGCGGGCCGCCAGCGGACGATCGACGTCTTTGGCGCGCCGCTGACCCCGGTCGAGGTGGTCGAGCGGATCTGTCACGACGTCCGTAACCGAGGTCTCGATGCGGTGCTCGACTACACGGCCAAGCTCGACGGCGCCAAGCTCACGCCCGAGACGCTGCGCGTGTCGGCCGACGAGCTGCAAGCCGCCTATCAGGCCGCGCCGCCGGGGCTGCTCGAAACCATCGCCAAGGTCGCCGACAACATCCGCACGTTCCAGCGGGCTATCCTGCACGGCGATGTCCGCGTGCCGACGATCGAAGGAGGCTACCTGCGGCAGCGTTATTTGCCGCTGGACCGCGTGGGAGTTTGCGTCCCCGGCGGAGCGGCGGCGTACCCCTCGACCGCGCTGATGACCGTGGTGCCGGCGCAAGTGGCTGGCGTGCGCGAGATCGCCGTCGTCGCGCCGCCAACCAAGTTCGGTTCCTACAGCCCGGTGTTGTTGGCCACCTGTCACGCGCTGGGCGTGACCGAGGTGTATCGAATGGGTGGCGCGCAGGCGATTGCCGCGCTGGCTTACGGTGTGTCGGGCGTGCCGCAGGTCGACAAGATCGTCGGCCCCGGCAACCTGTTCGTGGCGCTGGCCAAGAAATGCGTCTATGGCGACGTCGACATCGACTCGATCGCCGGTCCCAGCGAAGTGGTCCTGGTGGCTGACAAGAGCACGCCACCCGCCTTCGCGGCCGCCGACCTGATTGCCCAGGCCGAGCACGCCCCCGGCGCGAGCATTTTGATCACCTGGGAGCCGGAGTTGATTCCGGCCATCCGCGCGGAGCTTGAACAGCAATTGGCCCAGCTTGAGCGCGGACAATTGGCGAGGCAGTCGCTCGAAGACTTCGGCGCGTTGATTCTGGTGCGTGACCAGGACCAGGCCACGGCGCTGGCCGACGAGATCGCGCCCGAGCATTTGCACCTGGCCGTGAACAACGCGGCCGAAATGCTCGAACAAATCCGCCACGCCGGCGCGGCTTTCATTGGACAATGGAGCCCGGTGTCGGTCGGCGACTATGCCGCGGGGCCGTCACATGTCTTGCCGACGGGTGGAACGGCGCGGTTTGCCAGCGGGCTGTGCGCCAATGACTTTCTCCGCCGCACCAGTGTGATTCACTACACGCCGGCCGATTTGATCTGTGCCGCGCCGCTGGTGCAAAAGCTGGCCGACCTGGAAGGGCTGACCGCGCACCGAGCCAGCGTGGACGTGCGCCTGGTGGCGGCCAAGGCGGCCAGGAATGGCAAGAAGCCGACTCAGTAG
- a CDS encoding GNAT family N-acetyltransferase yields the protein MSTTISPASVRRTVKRSAASRGKPGQAKRLASGKSAELGKSAEPAKEARSTAKRATTESRTATEAADQPAVETKPAVVETPAPAAREATRPRRSSRRRAKAHSPSDNAQAREGLRLISATASDHLAIAEFFKSAFPSPQRDGFASSLDDPLYEPCDRWLVRRGTQVLAHVQTVRREMRFDQVDLPVSGLTCLGTLPEYRNLGMAGALVRRAERAMAADGAVIGLTRTRFPAFFASEGWAVCGRHSHSRANPREVLAQLSARGLAASDDQLVIRPWRQVELPALMRLYSERISRAAGPLLRTEATWRWLVSRQNVDHLFVAIEGPDKFDWQAATLPIVGYMLMKEDRVIELVGAPSAPSTSPLLEQARHGVAEQLLARACAEAIERDDYAVQLHSPADDSLHELFRAAGGETNFGEQHQGESYMMKVFDLPGLLRRLAPVLQRRAAEAAGSRAVELGLLVDGERLKLAVSRRGVRFGRGQLGRNYLRLSRDELTRLLLGHVDIDADRESGALKASNRTAAKLATVLFPQVPYWRAPWDDVVG from the coding sequence ATGAGCACGACCATTTCGCCCGCCAGCGTCCGTCGAACGGTCAAACGCAGCGCCGCCTCTCGGGGCAAGCCGGGGCAGGCGAAGCGGCTGGCGTCAGGCAAATCGGCCGAACTGGGCAAATCGGCCGAACCGGCCAAGGAAGCGCGTTCCACGGCCAAGCGCGCCACGACGGAATCGCGCACGGCGACGGAAGCAGCGGACCAGCCGGCCGTCGAAACCAAGCCCGCGGTTGTCGAGACGCCCGCTCCGGCCGCGCGCGAAGCAACCCGCCCACGGCGCAGCTCGCGCCGCCGCGCCAAGGCGCATTCGCCGTCTGACAACGCGCAGGCGAGGGAAGGCCTGCGGCTGATTTCGGCCACCGCTTCCGATCATCTGGCGATTGCCGAGTTCTTCAAGTCGGCGTTCCCCTCGCCACAGCGCGATGGCTTTGCTTCGTCGCTTGACGACCCGTTGTACGAACCTTGCGACCGCTGGTTGGTTCGCCGCGGCACGCAAGTGCTGGCCCACGTGCAAACCGTGCGGCGCGAGATGCGCTTCGACCAGGTCGATCTGCCGGTCTCGGGTCTGACCTGCCTGGGCACGCTGCCCGAGTATCGCAATCTGGGAATGGCTGGCGCGCTCGTGCGACGTGCCGAGCGAGCGATGGCCGCCGACGGCGCGGTGATCGGCCTGACCCGGACGCGCTTCCCAGCGTTCTTCGCTTCGGAAGGCTGGGCCGTCTGTGGCCGCCACAGTCACAGCCGGGCCAACCCGCGCGAGGTGCTGGCGCAGCTTTCGGCGCGGGGCCTGGCCGCGTCGGACGATCAACTGGTCATTCGTCCCTGGCGGCAAGTCGAGCTGCCAGCGCTGATGCGGTTGTACAGCGAGCGGATCTCGCGCGCCGCCGGGCCGCTGTTGCGCACGGAAGCCACCTGGCGTTGGCTGGTCAGCCGGCAGAATGTCGATCACTTGTTCGTCGCCATCGAAGGGCCCGACAAGTTCGATTGGCAAGCGGCCACGCTGCCGATCGTTGGTTATATGCTGATGAAGGAAGATCGCGTGATCGAGCTGGTCGGCGCGCCGAGCGCGCCGTCGACGTCACCGCTGCTCGAACAAGCGCGGCACGGCGTGGCCGAGCAGTTGCTGGCCCGGGCTTGTGCCGAGGCGATCGAGCGCGACGACTACGCAGTCCAGTTGCACTCGCCGGCCGATGACTCGCTGCACGAATTGTTCCGCGCCGCCGGCGGCGAGACGAACTTTGGCGAGCAGCACCAGGGCGAGTCGTACATGATGAAGGTGTTTGACCTGCCCGGCTTGCTGCGCCGGCTGGCCCCGGTGCTGCAACGGCGCGCGGCCGAGGCGGCGGGTTCGCGGGCCGTGGAACTGGGGCTGCTGGTTGACGGCGAACGGCTGAAGCTGGCCGTCAGCCGCCGCGGCGTCCGCTTTGGCCGCGGGCAATTGGGGCGGAACTATCTGCGGCTGTCGCGCGACGAGTTGACCCGGCTGCTGCTGGGACACGTCGATATCGACGCGGATCGGGAATCGGGGGCGCTCAAGGCCTCGAACCGCACGGCGGCCAAGCTGGCCACGGTCCTCTTCCCGCAAGTGCCGTACTGGCGCGCGCCGTGGGACGACGTCGTTGGCTAG
- a CDS encoding tyrosine-type recombinase/integrase, with translation MAGPVPTFLLPQLEAWIASQWRHTTQRTRRRGLFIGLCYHGLRSVEVIRMRADQFCPLGPSLYFKSAKRGRYRTVQLEPEFARVLHGFHTRYWPDHVLLFPSERGTPIDRKQYFLYGLAMRRVIGGKFSLHSLRHNSALRVWYATRDLLAVQSHLGHKSVAMTANYLHRIMPLPPETLPSWPNVSPRFHPHLQLRKFAP, from the coding sequence ATGGCCGGTCCCGTCCCGACATTTCTGCTGCCACAGTTGGAAGCGTGGATCGCGAGTCAGTGGCGGCACACCACGCAACGGACGCGACGGCGTGGCTTGTTCATCGGTCTGTGTTACCACGGGCTTCGTTCGGTCGAGGTCATCCGCATGAGGGCGGATCAGTTTTGCCCGCTGGGACCGAGCCTGTATTTCAAGAGTGCCAAGCGTGGGAGATACCGCACGGTGCAGTTGGAACCGGAGTTCGCTCGGGTGTTGCACGGATTCCATACCCGCTATTGGCCGGATCACGTGCTGCTGTTCCCGAGTGAACGCGGCACGCCGATTGATCGCAAGCAGTATTTCTTGTACGGACTCGCGATGCGTCGTGTGATCGGCGGCAAGTTCTCACTTCACTCGTTGCGGCACAACTCGGCTCTGCGAGTCTGGTATGCGACGCGAGATTTGCTCGCGGTGCAGTCGCACCTGGGGCACAAGTCGGTGGCGATGACCGCCAACTATTTGCATCGCATCATGCCGTTGCCGCCCGAGACGCTGCCCAGTTGGCCGAACGTCAGTCCCCGTTTCCATCCCCACCTTCAACTGAGAAAGTTTGCTCCATGA
- a CDS encoding glycosyltransferase family 2 protein gives MTRYLTALPVFNEAKHVQKVLAEVRRFSPEILVVDDGSTDGTAELLKQEPGLHVVTHAKNQGYGAALQSAFRYAEQHGYDVLVTIDCDGQHQPCRIPKFVAAAADCDIVSGSRYLQKFDGQSEPPAERRRINEQLTAELNRRLCLNITDAFCGFKAYRVASLKHLHVTEAGYAMPLELWVRAAKAGLRITELPVPLIYLDEKRSFGGALDNGDTRLQYYHLVLDRSMDNHAVARVEQEPQLWSGTLCGPCAGS, from the coding sequence ATGACGCGTTACTTGACCGCGCTCCCCGTGTTTAACGAAGCCAAGCACGTTCAAAAAGTGCTGGCCGAGGTGCGGCGCTTCAGCCCCGAGATTCTCGTCGTCGATGACGGCTCGACCGACGGGACGGCGGAATTGCTGAAGCAAGAGCCCGGCCTGCACGTCGTCACCCATGCCAAGAACCAAGGCTACGGCGCCGCGCTGCAGTCAGCGTTTCGCTATGCCGAGCAGCACGGCTACGATGTGCTCGTCACGATCGACTGTGACGGCCAGCATCAGCCCTGTCGGATTCCCAAGTTCGTGGCCGCGGCCGCCGATTGTGACATCGTCTCGGGAAGTCGCTACTTGCAGAAGTTCGACGGCCAAAGCGAGCCGCCGGCCGAGCGCCGCCGGATCAACGAACAACTGACCGCCGAGTTGAACCGCCGGCTCTGCCTGAACATCACTGACGCGTTTTGCGGCTTCAAGGCCTATCGCGTTGCGTCGCTCAAGCACCTGCACGTGACCGAAGCGGGCTACGCCATGCCGCTGGAACTGTGGGTTCGCGCCGCCAAGGCCGGCTTGCGGATCACCGAACTGCCCGTCCCGCTGATCTACCTGGACGAGAAGCGTTCGTTCGGCGGGGCGCTCGACAACGGCGACACGCGTTTGCAGTATTACCATCTGGTGCTGGACCGGAGCATGGACAATCATGCCGTTGCGCGGGTCGAGCAAGAACCGCAGCTTTGGTCGGGCACGTTGTGCGGCCCGTGTGCCGGCTCTTGA
- a CDS encoding glycosyltransferase family 2 protein: MPKSSASSRKSLSLSVVIAATGPTAALENGLVSVLENRTADSQVVIVLNRPYDDPYHLRDEVEFVDAPRRASLIECLNQGLAASHGDIVLLLASGAELAPATIDMALSHFQTAQVAAVAPLIVHHLASDAEVRSAGLEYGVGGIRRARHQHLAAAEVPNEACDVIATSVEAAFYRRSALDALGLQLERRLGAGFADIDLGLQLHAAGYATVFEPSARVALPTPNHADLGSSFGQGRQAEQLFWRNARLWGWRRALLAHAACCLGEAIGTVTSLSGAMHTLGRLSALPSIVGCRRHWQLLDELAAGTLGHESEAGSAARIDAPHVRSRRDASSTRAKRQAE, encoded by the coding sequence ATGCCCAAGTCCTCGGCCTCTTCTCGCAAGTCGTTAAGCCTGTCGGTGGTGATCGCCGCCACGGGGCCGACGGCTGCGCTGGAAAACGGCCTCGTCTCGGTGCTGGAAAACCGGACCGCGGACTCCCAGGTGGTGATCGTCCTGAATCGTCCTTACGACGATCCTTACCATCTGCGCGACGAGGTCGAGTTCGTCGACGCGCCCCGTCGCGCGTCGCTGATCGAATGCCTGAACCAGGGCCTGGCCGCCAGCCACGGCGACATCGTCCTGCTGCTGGCCAGCGGCGCCGAGTTAGCGCCAGCAACCATCGATATGGCGCTCTCTCATTTCCAAACGGCCCAGGTGGCGGCGGTCGCGCCCTTAATTGTGCATCACCTGGCTAGCGACGCCGAGGTTCGCTCGGCCGGCTTGGAGTACGGTGTCGGCGGCATTCGCCGCGCGCGGCATCAACACCTGGCCGCCGCCGAAGTTCCCAACGAAGCGTGCGACGTGATCGCCACCAGCGTCGAAGCCGCGTTTTATCGCCGCTCGGCGCTCGACGCGCTCGGGCTGCAACTCGAGCGGCGCTTGGGGGCCGGCTTTGCCGACATCGACCTGGGACTGCAACTTCACGCGGCTGGTTACGCGACGGTCTTCGAGCCATCGGCCCGCGTTGCACTGCCGACGCCCAATCACGCCGACCTGGGTTCGAGTTTCGGCCAAGGTCGCCAGGCCGAACAGTTGTTCTGGCGCAATGCTCGGCTGTGGGGCTGGCGGCGCGCGCTGCTGGCCCATGCGGCGTGCTGTCTGGGCGAAGCGATCGGCACGGTGACGAGTCTGTCAGGCGCGATGCACACGTTGGGTCGCCTCAGCGCCCTGCCATCGATCGTCGGTTGCCGTCGCCATTGGCAGTTGCTCGACGAATTGGCCGCCGGCACGCTGGGCCACGAGTCAGAAGCCGGCTCGGCCGCGCGGATCGACGCGCCCCATGTTCGCAGCCGCCGCGACGCATCCTCGACCCGCGCCAAGCGCCAGGCCGAGTGA
- the pepT gene encoding peptidase T, with translation MNLERLLARFVRYVQVDTTADARSSTYPSSPGQLVLGRLLADELRAIGLADAQQSEHGIVTATLPATVRHAAPTIAFCAHVDTEPSTSGKNVKPQVWRSYDGGDLRLPGDPTRVVRPSECPALAQFKGQTIITSDGTTLLGSDDKSGVAVIMEAIEWLTEHSKVPHGPVKVCFTCDEEIGHGVDHVDVAALGATVCYTLDGAGANEIDNETFSADQATVTFRGVNIHPSIAKGKMVSALRAAGMFVDLLPRDQLAPEVTDGRQGFLHPYDLRAGVAEAELLILLRDFQTPALTDQAALLRKTAAEAQAQFPGLAIDVKIIEQYRNMADGLVAEPRAVALAVEAHRRLGREARLTIVRGGTDGSRLTELGLPTPNLSCGEHQIHSPLEWTCLEEMGQAAEVVIELCKVWSEQT, from the coding sequence ATGAACCTCGAACGATTGCTCGCCCGGTTTGTCCGCTATGTGCAAGTCGACACCACGGCCGATGCGCGGTCGTCGACCTATCCCAGTTCGCCGGGCCAGTTGGTCCTGGGCCGCTTGCTGGCCGACGAGCTGCGCGCGATCGGGCTGGCCGATGCCCAGCAAAGCGAGCACGGCATCGTCACCGCCACGCTTCCCGCCACGGTTCGCCATGCCGCGCCGACCATCGCCTTTTGCGCCCACGTCGACACCGAGCCCAGCACCTCGGGCAAGAACGTCAAGCCGCAGGTGTGGCGCAGCTACGACGGCGGCGACCTGCGCTTGCCGGGCGACCCGACGCGCGTCGTGCGCCCCAGCGAGTGTCCGGCCCTGGCCCAGTTCAAAGGCCAAACGATCATCACTTCGGACGGGACCACGCTGCTCGGCTCGGACGACAAATCCGGCGTGGCCGTCATCATGGAAGCCATCGAATGGCTGACCGAGCATTCCAAGGTTCCTCACGGGCCGGTCAAGGTCTGCTTTACCTGCGACGAGGAGATCGGCCACGGGGTCGATCACGTCGACGTGGCGGCGCTCGGCGCCACGGTCTGTTACACGCTCGACGGCGCGGGAGCCAACGAGATCGACAACGAGACCTTCTCGGCCGACCAGGCGACCGTCACGTTCCGCGGCGTGAACATTCATCCGTCGATCGCCAAGGGAAAGATGGTCAGCGCGCTGCGGGCCGCCGGCATGTTCGTCGACTTGTTGCCGCGCGATCAATTGGCCCCCGAGGTGACCGATGGTCGGCAAGGCTTTTTGCACCCTTACGATCTACGCGCCGGCGTGGCCGAGGCGGAGCTATTGATCTTGCTGCGCGATTTCCAGACGCCGGCGCTGACCGATCAGGCGGCACTGTTGCGCAAGACCGCCGCCGAGGCGCAGGCTCAGTTCCCTGGCCTTGCGATCGACGTGAAGATCATCGAGCAGTACCGCAACATGGCCGACGGCCTGGTGGCCGAGCCACGCGCCGTGGCGCTGGCCGTCGAGGCCCACCGCCGCTTGGGACGCGAGGCCCGATTGACGATCGTTCGCGGCGGCACCGATGGCTCGCGTTTAACTGAACTGGGGCTGCCAACACCGAATCTGTCGTGCGGCGAACACCAGATTCACTCGCCGTTGGAATGGACTTGCCTGGAAGAAATGGGACAAGCCGCTGAAGTCGTCATCGAGCTTTGCAAAGTCTGGTCAGAGCAAACGTAA
- a CDS encoding 3'-5' exonuclease, whose amino-acid sequence MATPAVRYLVFDVEGVADMALVARQRYAGQALDDRAALERFRRELFERYENDLVPYTYQIPAAVGVAKVAADFTLLDVAVLDEPEYRPHVMTEQFWRGWTKYKQPTLVSFHGRAFDLPVLELAAFRYGLRLPTWFQGGKGNSRGRFNSESHFDVEEFLTNFGATRFTGGLNLSANLLGKPGRMIGQDDRVQDMWLAGRRDEISQLCRWDVLDTYFVFLRSRVLVGQMTLDDERERVQGARTWLEARAEQQAAYRQYLEHWGDWANPWAEPEAAEKSKSGKKGAR is encoded by the coding sequence ATGGCAACGCCGGCGGTGCGGTATCTGGTGTTCGACGTCGAAGGCGTGGCCGACATGGCGCTGGTGGCCCGGCAACGGTACGCCGGCCAGGCGCTCGACGACCGAGCCGCGCTCGAACGCTTTCGCCGCGAGCTGTTCGAGCGCTATGAAAACGATCTGGTGCCATACACGTACCAGATTCCCGCCGCGGTCGGCGTGGCCAAGGTAGCCGCCGATTTCACCTTGCTCGACGTGGCGGTGCTCGACGAGCCCGAGTACCGGCCGCACGTGATGACCGAGCAATTCTGGCGCGGCTGGACCAAGTACAAGCAGCCCACGCTAGTCAGCTTTCATGGCCGCGCGTTCGATCTGCCGGTGCTCGAGCTGGCGGCGTTTCGCTATGGGCTGCGCTTGCCGACCTGGTTTCAAGGGGGCAAGGGGAACTCGCGCGGGCGGTTCAATTCGGAATCGCACTTCGACGTGGAGGAGTTCCTAACCAACTTTGGCGCCACGCGATTCACCGGCGGGTTGAACCTGTCGGCGAACTTGCTGGGGAAGCCGGGCCGCATGATCGGCCAGGACGATCGCGTGCAGGATATGTGGCTGGCCGGCCGGCGCGACGAGATCAGTCAGCTCTGCCGCTGGGACGTGCTGGATACGTACTTTGTTTTTCTGCGCTCGCGCGTGCTGGTCGGGCAGATGACGCTGGATGACGAGCGCGAACGGGTACAGGGGGCGCGCACCTGGCTTGAAGCCCGGGCCGAGCAACAGGCGGCCTATCGCCAATACCTGGAACATTGGGGCGACTGGGCGAATCCTTGGGCCGAGCCCGAGGCGGCCGAGAAGTCGAAAAGTGGGAAAAAGGGCGCACGATAG
- a CDS encoding circularly permuted type 2 ATP-grasp protein has translation MNLNLLRSATELAFPDYDVDGFFDEMFDSERRPWPRAELLAWRLKSLSDGELQRRQRLAEMALLNMGITFNVYGHEAGTEKIWPFDLIPRIIEAAEWQSIEAGLKQRIRALNLFIDDMYHEQRIVKDGVFPEFMALSSKCFMNRCAGLNPPKGVWCHITGTDLVRNSDGQIYVLEDNLRCPSGVSYVLENREVMKRTFPQMFDGLPVTPVEDYPEQLLKMLQYIAPPTARTPTVVVLTPGIYNSAYFEHCFLAQQMGVELVQGSDLVVSNGFVHMQTTRGLKRVDVIYRRIDDDFLDPQCFRPDSTLGVPGLMDVYRAGRVALANAPGTGIADDKAVYAYVPQMIKYYLNEEIKLPNVPTYICADEEQRKYVLEHLDELVIKPTNESGGYGILLGPRSTKEQREKYRELIGANPRNYVAQPMLSLSRVPTIVGDRLEGRHVDLRPYILYGEDIYVLPGGLTRVALVKGSLVVNSSQGGGSKDTWVLKHAPTGSPSSAPLARTL, from the coding sequence ATGAACTTGAACCTGCTGCGAAGCGCGACGGAGTTGGCGTTCCCCGACTATGACGTCGACGGCTTCTTCGACGAGATGTTCGACAGCGAGCGCCGCCCGTGGCCGCGGGCCGAGCTGCTGGCCTGGCGGTTGAAGTCGCTGTCCGATGGCGAGCTGCAGCGGCGTCAGCGGCTGGCCGAGATGGCGCTGTTGAACATGGGCATCACGTTCAACGTCTATGGCCACGAAGCCGGCACCGAAAAGATTTGGCCGTTTGACCTGATCCCCCGCATCATCGAAGCCGCCGAGTGGCAGTCGATCGAGGCTGGGCTCAAGCAGCGCATCCGCGCGCTGAACCTGTTCATCGACGACATGTACCACGAGCAGCGGATCGTCAAGGACGGCGTGTTCCCCGAGTTCATGGCCCTGTCGAGCAAGTGCTTCATGAATCGCTGCGCCGGGCTGAACCCGCCCAAGGGGGTCTGGTGCCACATCACCGGCACCGACCTGGTGCGCAACAGCGACGGACAGATTTACGTGCTCGAGGACAATCTGCGCTGCCCGTCGGGTGTGTCGTACGTGCTCGAGAACCGCGAGGTGATGAAGCGAACCTTCCCCCAGATGTTCGACGGCTTGCCGGTCACGCCGGTCGAGGACTATCCCGAGCAGTTGTTGAAGATGTTGCAGTACATCGCCCCGCCCACGGCGCGCACGCCGACGGTCGTGGTGCTGACGCCGGGCATCTATAACTCGGCCTATTTCGAGCACTGCTTCCTGGCGCAACAGATGGGGGTCGAATTGGTGCAAGGTTCGGACCTGGTCGTCTCGAACGGCTTTGTTCACATGCAGACCACGCGGGGCCTGAAACGCGTCGACGTGATCTATCGCCGCATCGACGACGACTTCTTGGACCCACAGTGTTTCCGCCCTGATTCAACCCTGGGGGTGCCGGGGCTGATGGATGTCTATCGCGCCGGCCGCGTGGCGCTGGCCAACGCGCCGGGCACGGGCATTGCCGACGACAAGGCGGTTTACGCCTATGTCCCGCAGATGATCAAGTATTACCTGAACGAAGAGATCAAGCTGCCGAACGTGCCGACGTACATCTGTGCCGACGAAGAGCAGCGCAAGTACGTCCTCGAGCACTTGGACGAGCTGGTCATCAAGCCGACGAACGAATCCGGGGGCTACGGCATTTTGCTGGGCCCGCGTTCGACCAAGGAACAACGTGAAAAGTACCGCGAGCTGATCGGCGCGAACCCGCGCAACTACGTGGCCCAGCCGATGCTGTCGCTGTCGCGCGTGCCGACGATCGTCGGCGACCGGCTGGAAGGACGGCACGTCGACCTGCGGCCTTATATTTTGTATGGCGAAGACATTTATGTATTGCCCGGCGGGCTCACACGCGTGGCGCTGGTCAAAGGTTCGCTGGTGGTCAATTCGTCCCAGGGGGGCGGCAGCAAGGACACTTGGGTCTTGAAGCACGCGCCGACAGGCTCGCCGTCGTCGGCTCCGCTGGCGCGTACGTTGTAG